Within the Deltaproteobacteria bacterium genome, the region GCCCGCACCGCCCCAGCGCCAGTCGCGGATCTCCGGCATGTCCTCGCCGAAGCGCGCGATGTACTGCTTGTGCGCGAAGAGTTTGTCGCGGATCGCCTGCTTCGCGTAGGCGGCGCGCGTTGCGAGTTCGGGGACGCGGTCGATGACGTCCCCGACGAGGTGGAAGCGGTCGAGGTCGTTCAGCACGACCATGTCGAAGGGTGTCGTCGTCGTGCCTTCCTCCTTGTAGCCGCGCACGTGCAGGTTCTCGTGGCCGTGGCGGCGGTAGGTCAAGCGGTGGATCAGCCACGGGTAGCCGTGGAAGGCGAAGATCACCGGCTTGTCGGTCGTGAAGA harbors:
- a CDS encoding phosphoketolase, whose translation is FTTDKPVIFAFHGYPWLIHRLTYRRHGHENLHVRGYKEEGTTTTPFDMVVLNDLDRFHLVGDVIDRVPELATRAAYAKQAIRDKLFAHKQYIARFGEDMPEIRDWRWGGAGGGAPSAGSDTAADNT